TCCGCCAGATCCAGCGTCGCGCTGGCCAATGCGGTCGAGTTTGCCGAGCGATCCTTGGGGTCCGGCTCGGAATAGCAGAAAAAGATCCTGCGATTCCTGGCAAAGTCCCGGTCGAGCACCACATCCAGCAACCCGCCCTGCCCGCCGGCCGCAATATGCGGCAGGCCGCGCAAGGCGGGGCCGAGCAAGCCCGCCTCGTTGACCACCCGCATGCGACCCGGCCGCTCCGTCACCAGGTAGCCTCCACTAGGCAGAAACGCCAGCGCCCAAGGGTGCTCCAGCTTCTCGGCGACCGTCTCCACTGTCAGCCTTCTGTCAGACGGCTTGGGCAAAGGCTCCACTGGAGGGAATGGATTCGCTATGGCTTTGAAAGCACACAATCCAAGTGCGACAACACCCGTAACCGTTGTTGCACCGCACTTCAAAAAGGGGTTTTGTACAGTTTGAAACACAAAATCTCCTCAAACTCTCATATGGGCTTGTTGATCCAAGCCGCGAATACAAGATTTCCCTTTGTTATATAGGCAAGATGATCCCTATCGAACCGATAGCCCCAATTTGCAAGCAGGTAACGATATGTCAAACAAAAGGCAGAATCAGGGATAAACCGGGTCGCCGTAACATATTTCGAGGTAGGCATAGAAGCAAGTCGTGATACTCTCCATCCCCATGTCTCGATGGTATTGCTTACTGTTACTAGCGTTCGCGAATGTTTCTTTCGCCGCTCCAAACAATTCCAGCGCTGATGACATGGAGCGCATGTTGGCCGACCGAGGCCTGATTGCCCAGCTCCAGGACGTACGCCACGGTATGGCGGATCGCACGAGTGAACTTGTGTCGACCGCCATGGGATTCATCGGAGTCCCCTACCGTCGCGGCGGCAACAGTGCAGAAAGTGGTTTTGATTGCAGCGGTTTCGTGCGCACCATTTATGAGCAGGTCAAAGGCCTGGCTCTGCCGCGCGTTGCCAAGGAACAAGCCGAAGCCACCCAAGTGATCGACAAAAAGGATCTGCGCCCCGGCGATCTGGTGTTCTTCAACACCATGCGCCGTGCGTTCAGCCATGTCGGCATCTATCTCGGCGATGGAAAGTTCATTCATGCTCCACGCACCGGCGCCACCGTTCGTGTGGAAGACATGAGCATCTCCTACTGGCAAAGCCGCTTCAACGGCGCACGCCGTGTCGATGCCGAAGAGATGAACAGAGACGAGATCGCCAAACTGATCCAGCAAAAGTAAGCCCCACGCCGAAAGCTCAATACACCCCAAGGCCCGCATCCACCGATGCGGGCTTTTTTGTGTGTGCGGGTTGATTCAATGGCTCGCACAAAATGCAAATTTGTTTTATCGGCCCGGCAAAATACGCTGCAGGTATTTTGTACAGCTTTGGCTGACACACAATCGCGTTTCGGCTGCGTTACAGTGAGCGGTCATTTCAATGCGGCACTCCGCCGCCTTGTCGTCTATTTCCATAGGGAGTTGGTTTCATCATGATGAATATTCTGGGCACTTTGTTTGTGGGTCTGATCGTTGGTTTCCTCGCGCGCGCACTCAAGCCCGGCGATGACAAGATGGGCTGGATCATGACCGCACTGCTGGGTGTTGCCGGCTCTTTCCTAGCCACCTATCTGGGTGTGGCGATGCACTGGTACCAGCAAGGCGAAGCCGCTGGCTGGATCGCCTCCATCGTTGGCGCGGTCGTGCTGCTGTTCATCTACGGCCTGATCCGTCGCAAGGCCTGATCGGACACACACTGAGCAGCGAAGAGACACAGGGCTTGAAGAGCGGACTGTTCACACGTCGCCCGAGTCCCGAGCAACTGGCAGGAGACGATCCTGCCATGCTCGCCGCCATCGCGCGCAGCCGCAAGCTGCTCAAGAGTCGCGCGCTGGTGGCCGCTGTGGCGGGCGCCATTCCCCTGCCCGGTCTCGACTGGGCCGCACAAGCCGCGCTGCTCTCGCGCGTGCTCCCCAAGATCAATGCCGAATTCGGGCTGACGCCGCAGCAGCTCGACGAGCTCTCGCCCAAAAAGCGCGAAAGCGTTCAGAACGCGGTGACCGTCGTCGGCTCCGCACTCATCGGCAAGTTCATCACACGCGAAATGGTGCTGCGTCTTGCCAAGCTGGTCGGCATGCGCATGTCCACAGCGCAAGCCGCCAAATATGTGCCGCTCGCTGGCCAGGCCGCTTCCGCCGCGCTCAATTACGCCACGCTGAAATTTCTGGGTGAACAGCATCTGCGCGAATGCGTTCAGGTCGTTCAAAAGGCGCAGCTCAGCCTGCCCGCCACGGCCTCAGCCCAACCGACCTCCACGCGTTAAGATTTGGTCATCGTATTGGCTGCAGGACGACGTCGTGTCGCATCCTGCTTTTGCTTTTTGTGACCGACCCAAATCCCTTGCCCTTCAACGAACGCAGCAGCAGCTTCCAGCCCCGCATCACGCTCATGACGCTGGGCCGTGGCGACGGGCTGCTGGGCATGCGCTCGCAAGGCAAACTGGGGCCGCGTGGCGACTCGGTCAGTTTTGCGCAGATCGACTGGGTCTACCGCCAACCGGATGGCACGCTCTGGCAGACGCCAGCGCCCCGATCGGTTCTGCAATCGCGCGCCAGCAAAGAGCCCTGCCCGGTCGAGCGCGATCGCCATGCCGAGCAGGATGCGATGGACCGCGTCTGGTCGCTCAACCTCACACCTGTTGAGCCCGACCGCCTGCAATGGCGTCACCCAGACATCGCCCGCGACCTCGGCCCGCTCTGGACGCTGGCGCAGGAATCCATGTTCGCCGACTTCTGGGCCGATGTGCTGCCCGAGCTGCGCCGCGAAGGCTGGGACATCCACATGCGCCCCGGCTTCGCGCACGAAAGCGTAGCGGTGCAGCGCTGGCATATCCGCCTCGGAAACGATTCGGGCGACATCGAAAGCCTGCAAGTCGCTGGCGACTTTGCGGCCAAGCCCGAGCCCGTGCAGGCGCTGCAATTGGCTCGTCGCGAAGGCGCGTGGCTGCTGAGTCTCGGCATCGAGATCGATGGCATGACGCTCGATCTCGTTCCCATGCTGGCCAACTTGCTCGCACGCGATTCGCGCTGGCTGTCCGTCGAACATATCGACAGCGTGGACGATCTCGCCATGATCCAATTGCGCGCCGTTGGCGGCAAACGCATCGACGTGCCGGCCGCGCCGCTCAAGGCGATTTTGCGCACCATGGTCGATCTGATCGCCGATCCCGCACGCAAGCAATTGCGCGACGGCGAGCCCATCGCGCTGCCGCACTGGGACATGCGCCGCATCGAAGCGCTGCGCACCGCCCTGATTCAAACAGGCCGCGTCGCGCCCGACAACCAATGGCAGTTGCAAGGCGACTCAGGACTTGAGCTGCTCGCCAATCGGCTCCACAAGCAAGGCATACCGCATACGGTTCAAGCGCCAGAAGGTCTTGGCATCACGCTGCGCAATTACCAACTCGATGGTTTGGCGTGGCTGCAGTATCTGCGTGCGAATCATCTCGGCGGCATTCTTGCCGACGAAATGGGGCTCGGCAAAACCGCGCAGGCGCTCGCTCATGTGCTTGTCGAAAAGCAGGCCGGGCGGCTCACGCATCCTGCGCTGGTCGTCATGCCGACGTCGTTGGTTTTCAACTGGCTGGCCGAAGCCCGACTCGTCACGCCGAGCCTGCACGTGCTCACATTGACGGGACCTGAACGCGCAGAAAGTCTGCTGGAAGTGCAGAGCCACGATCTGGTCTTCACCACTTATCCGCTCGTATGGCGCGATGTGGACGCACTCGCATCCAAACCTTGGCACTTGCTTATCCTCGATGAAGCGCAGATGGTGAAAAACGCCGGAACCCGCACCGCCAGAGCATTGCGGCGTTTGAAGGCCCCACACCTGCTGTGCCTGACTGGTACGCCATTGGAAAACCATCTGGGCGAGTTGTGGGCGCAATTCGATTTTCTGATGCCCGGTTTTCTCGGCGACCCGCACACCTTTGGTCGCCGCTGGCGCAAGCCCATCGAAGAAAACGGCGAAACGCTGCGCGCCGAACTGCTCGCCAAGCGCATCGCGCCATTCATACTGCGACGCCGCAAAAGCGATGTGGCCAAGGAACTGCCCGAGCGCAGCGACATGCTCGTGCGCGTGGAGCTGCAAGGCCGTCAACGCGAACTCTACGAAGCGGTGCGTACCGCCTGCGACAAGGAAGTGCGCCGTGTGCTCAAGGCGCAGGACTGGGGCAATGCCGCGCAGATCGCGATTCTCGACGCCTTGCTCAAGCTGCGACAGGTCTGCTGTGATCCTCGCTTGCTGCGAGGCACCAGCATTCATCCAGACACGGAACGCGCCAAGCTCGAACATCTGGAACGCATGCTGCCCGAACTGGTAGAAGACGGCAGACGCATTCTGCTGTTCTCGCAATTCACGTCGATGCTGAGGTTGGTGGCCGAGCTGCTGGATACGCTTGCCATTTCTTATCTGATGCTTACCGGCGAAACCGCTCCCAGCGAACGCGAGCACATCGTTGCGCAGTTTCAAAAGGCAGACAAGACTTCAGCGCCGATACTGCTTGCCAGCCTCAAGGCCGGAGGCACCGGGCTCAATCTGACGGCCGCTGATACGGTGATCCATCTCGATCCCTGGTGGAACCCCGCTGTGCAAGAGCAGGCTACGGCGCGCGCGCATCGCATTGGCCAGACCCAGCCCGTGTTTGTCTATCGCATCGTCGTGCAAGGCAGCATCGAAGAACGCATGCTCGAGCTGCAGGAACGCAAACGCGTACTCGCCCAAGGCGTGCTTGGCAGCGATGCGGCAGGTGCGATCAAATTCAGTGCCGACGAACTCGCAGGTTTGTTGGCACCGCTTGCCGAACCTGCCAACAATCCGCTGGCGATCCTGTCTGCGGAAACCAAGCGTTGGGGTGGTACGGGAAGGCGTGGGTTATTCTGATATCGGCCACAATCCAAACGCAGCGATTTGCCTATATCTCGAACCTGTTTACCATGTGGTCATCGATCATCATCGATCACCTAGTTGTCCAATCTTGCAACAATCCTTCGCATGACGACCACGAGAAACACCAGAAGATACTGGCTGATGAAGTCCGAGCCCGAGGAATGCTCGATCGATGATGCGCTTGCGGCCATCCACTCCACCGTTCAATGGACAGGCGTGCGCAACTACCAGGCGCGCAACTTCATGCGCGACGAAATGCAGATCGGCGACGGCGTGCTTTTCTACCATTCAAGCTGCCCCGAGCCCGGCATTGCGGGCATCGCCGAAGTCGCATCGACCACACGCACCGATCCCACGCAGTTCGACGTACGCTCGCCCTACTTCGATCCCAAGTCCGATCCCGACAAACCGCGCTGGTTGCTGCTCGACGTAAAGGCGCTGCATAAGACTCGCTTACTCAGCCTTGCCGAGTTGCGCGAACATGCCGAGTTGGCCAACTTGAAGGTGCTGCAGCGCGGCAATCGGCTGTCCATCACCGAGGTCGATGAGAGTGATTGGAAGCGCGTAGTCAAACTTCTGAAGTAACACTCGAACCGTATACACGGCGACATTTTTGTGGCGTGAACGGCTTGAAGAATCAAACCGTTGCTTAATTAATTGGCAAGTTGGCGCAAGCCGGAGCAAAATGCGCCCATGCCCAATATAGCCGCACTCCTCAAATCCGAAATTTCACGCGTCGCTCGCAAAGAGGTTCGCGCGGAAACCGATTCACTGCGCAAGCTGGTCTCCGCCCAGCGCTCGGCCATTGCTGCACTCAAGCGAGAAATCGCCGATTTGCGCAAAGAGAGCAAGCAAGCAGCCTCGCCCAGGAAGAAAGCAACCGCGCCCGTAGATGCGCCGCAGGCCGATGAGGTCAAGCGCCGCTTCAGCGCCACACGTCTGGCAGCACACCGCCAGAAGACCGGTCTGTCCGCCACCGATTACGGCGCGCTTGTCGGCATTTCCGGCCAGAGCATCTATCACTACGAACAAGGCAAGGCGCGCCCTCACGCCGCCGTAGTGCGCAAGCTCTCCATGATCAAGGAACTGAGCAAGGCCCAGTTGCTCGATCTGTTGAAGGCACAAAAAGCTGCGGCTTGATGGTTGGTGCTTGCGGTGCTCGTTGTGCGGGCACGACTCAGTCGTGCCGCATCGAAATCGTCTTCAACTGCGTGAAGCCGTAGAGCGCCTCGAAGCCTTTTTCGCGCCCATGGCCGCTGGCTTTGTAGCCGCCAAAAGGCAGTTCGATGCCGCCACCTGCGCCGTAGTTGTTGATGAACACTTGTCCCGCCTTGATCTTGCGGGCCATGCGCATTTGCCGACCGCCATCGCGCGTCCAGACGCTGGCGACCAAGCCAAAGTCCGTTCCATTCGCCAACGCGATGGCATCTTCTTCGGTATCGAAAGCCGCAGCGGCAATGACGGGACCGAAGACTTCCTCCTGCGCCAGACGATGCCCGATCGGAACGTCGCGCACCAAGGTCGGTACCTGGTAGAAGCCGCCCGCAGGCGCGCCTTCGGCCAGTTGCCCTTGCGCAGCAATGGTCAAACCATCCTTGGTTGCATCGTCGAGAAACGATTTCACGCGCACCTGCTGGCTCTTGCGGATCAACGGACCGCAATCCAGATCCATCTGCGATGAGCCGACCTTGAGCTGACTGAACCGCTCCGCCAACAAGCCAATCACTTTTTCGTAGATGCTGCGCTGCACCAGCAAGCGACTGCCTGCCGAGCAGGTCTGCCCCGCGTTCTGAACGATGGCGTTGACGACCACAGGCAACATCGCTTCAAGATCCGCATCTTCAAACACGATCTGCGGTGACTTGCCGCCCAGCTCCGTGGTGACTGGCGTATGGTTTTCGATGGCGGCCTTCACCACCAGCTTGCCGACATTGGGCGAACCGGTGAACGAGACATGAGCGACGCCCGGATGCGCCACCAGATCGGCACCAGCCTCGTGACCGTAGCCCGTGACGATATTCAAAGCGCCCGCAGGAAAGCCCACGTCGCGCGCCAACTCCGCAACCCGCAGCAGCGAGAGACAAGCATCTTCCGCCGGTTTGACGACCACCGTATTGCCCGCCGCCAAAGCACCGCCCACGCTGCGCCCGAAGATCTGCATCGGATAGTTCCAGGGAACGATGGCAGCCGCCACACCATAAGGCTCTCGGATGGTCAGCACCGTGTAGCCCTTCTGATAAGGAATCGTCTCGCCCATGAGCTTATCGGCCGCACCGCCATAGAACTCGAAGTAACGCGCAATCGCCACCGCATCGGCACGCGCCTGCTTGAGTGGCTTGCCGCAGTCACGCGCCTCGATCTGCGCGAGCTCTTCTGCATGTTCTTGCAGTTTGGCCGAGAGCTTCATGAGCAAGCGCCCGCGCTCGGTCGCGGTGAGCTTGCCGAACTCGCCTTCGAACGCGGCACGCGCCGATTTCACCGCAGCATCCACATCGGCCGCCGTGCCGCGCAGAATGCTGTCATAGGTCTCGCCCGTCGAGGGGTCAACCACGTCGATGGCCTCGCCCTGCCCGGTCCACTGGTTGTGTATGAAATGCTGGTGCATGCGGTGTGTCTCCGTTATTTGAATCGTCCAAGCGCTGCCAATTTACTGGCAAAAACCTACCCCGCGTTGCAACGTGGTCACCAGTCTGGGCACCAGCGCCTCGTCACCCACATCGGCCACGGCGCAGGCGTAGGTGTCGTGAATGGCATCGGCGATGTCCTGCACCGCGTTGGTGTCGCGCGCCATCGAGACGTAGTAACCCATGTCCTTGAGCGCATTGCCCATGAAGAATTTGAGCCCACTGGTGTCACCTTCGAGCAGGTAAGGCTTGAGCCGCTCCAGCGCCACACCACCACCACCGCCCTTGGCCAGCACATCGACAAACACCTGTGGCGACACCTGGCCGCGAAACGCACAGGCCGCGGCCTCGGAAATCAACGCCACCGTACCCAGCGACACATAGTTGTGCAGCAGCTTCATGCGATGCCCGGTTCCCACTGCGCCGGTGTGCGTTACGTTTTCGGCAAAGCAGCGCAGGATTGGCATGCACTCGTCGAGCACGGCAGCGTCGCCGCCGACCAGCAGGTTGAGTCGCCCTTCCGCAGCCTCCTTGGGCGTGCGCGTCATAGGCGCATCGATGAAACGAATGCCCGCCGCTTGGGCGATCTCGGCAATGCGCTCTGTGGAGTCCGGCAAAGCGGTTGAACAGTCGATGACCACCGTGCCTTTTCTCATTGCCGCCAGCGCGCCTTGCTCGCCCAGCAAAATGGCTTCGACTTGCGGCGAACCCGTCACGCAGAGCACCAGCACATCCACGTTGGAGGCCAGTTCGGAGAGCGACTCGGAGGTCGTCGCTCCCAGCGATTTCAAGGTATCGAGCGGCTGATTGCCAGGATGCTCCAGCACGGTCAGTCGGTAGCCTTTTTGCGCGATGTTCAGCGCAATTCCGTGGCCCATCAGGCCAACGCCAATCAGTCCGATTCGAGGAGTAGTCATGGTGCAAATCCTTGGATTAATGGGGACGCCCGAAACAACAAAGCGCTTGTCAAACAACGAAGCGCCAATCCGAATTCAGCCAGTCGAGCGGAATGTGTTTTTATCCCCTGCACAAGGCCGCATCCATAATACAGATCAATTCAGATAGCGTTGCGCTACCGACGGCGCATGAGCACCTGGCATGCCAAGGACTTACCCGCATGCCGCTTGTTGGACATCCATGGGATGAAGCTGCAGACGCGGCCCCGAGCGCCCGCTGGGCCAACGCATCGGTGCGCCTTGTGCGATCGTCAAGTCGCATGCACCTGACAAGGGATTTCGTTTTTCAATCAATGCGTGCGTTGTAGAAATGCGCTGACTCAAGCCTCGCAGCAACTGCGTCAGAATCGCAAGATGCATTTCACTTTACCCCCATACTCATGCGCTCGATGATCGACTTCAGCTCATGGTCCACCGCCTTGTCCACGCTGGCTGGACTGCTGCTCGTCACCTGTCTGATGATGGGCGTGCGGCTGCTGTTCATGCAGACGATCCAGAAGCGCCGCGAGCGCGAGAATCGGCAGATCAATGAGCGGCTCAAGACGTTGATCGCGGCCTACAAGACGCTTGGCGGATCGTTCACCGGCACGCTGGAAGTGCATCCCACGCACATGCGCGATCTGCGAATGCAGCAGAACGCTTTGGAGCAAGACGACGACGAATCCGACGCGCCCGTGCTCAGCAGCACCGAGCGGCAGCGCCGCGTGCGTGATGCGGTCGAGGCGGCTCTGTCCGACGTGATTCTGCTCGGTACCGAAGAACAGGTTGGTCTGGCCGTGCAAGCCGCGCAGG
This genomic stretch from Diaphorobacter sp. HDW4B harbors:
- a CDS encoding DEAD/DEAH box helicase: MTLGRGDGLLGMRSQGKLGPRGDSVSFAQIDWVYRQPDGTLWQTPAPRSVLQSRASKEPCPVERDRHAEQDAMDRVWSLNLTPVEPDRLQWRHPDIARDLGPLWTLAQESMFADFWADVLPELRREGWDIHMRPGFAHESVAVQRWHIRLGNDSGDIESLQVAGDFAAKPEPVQALQLARREGAWLLSLGIEIDGMTLDLVPMLANLLARDSRWLSVEHIDSVDDLAMIQLRAVGGKRIDVPAAPLKAILRTMVDLIADPARKQLRDGEPIALPHWDMRRIEALRTALIQTGRVAPDNQWQLQGDSGLELLANRLHKQGIPHTVQAPEGLGITLRNYQLDGLAWLQYLRANHLGGILADEMGLGKTAQALAHVLVEKQAGRLTHPALVVMPTSLVFNWLAEARLVTPSLHVLTLTGPERAESLLEVQSHDLVFTTYPLVWRDVDALASKPWHLLILDEAQMVKNAGTRTARALRRLKAPHLLCLTGTPLENHLGELWAQFDFLMPGFLGDPHTFGRRWRKPIEENGETLRAELLAKRIAPFILRRRKSDVAKELPERSDMLVRVELQGRQRELYEAVRTACDKEVRRVLKAQDWGNAAQIAILDALLKLRQVCCDPRLLRGTSIHPDTERAKLEHLERMLPELVEDGRRILLFSQFTSMLRLVAELLDTLAISYLMLTGETAPSEREHIVAQFQKADKTSAPILLASLKAGGTGLNLTAADTVIHLDPWWNPAVQEQATARAHRIGQTQPVFVYRIVVQGSIEERMLELQERKRVLAQGVLGSDAAGAIKFSADELAGLLAPLAEPANNPLAILSAETKRWGGTGRRGLF
- a CDS encoding EVE domain-containing protein, with the protein product MTTTRNTRRYWLMKSEPEECSIDDALAAIHSTVQWTGVRNYQARNFMRDEMQIGDGVLFYHSSCPEPGIAGIAEVASTTRTDPTQFDVRSPYFDPKSDPDKPRWLLLDVKALHKTRLLSLAELREHAELANLKVLQRGNRLSITEVDESDWKRVVKLLK
- a CDS encoding NAD(P)-dependent oxidoreductase — translated: MTTPRIGLIGVGLMGHGIALNIAQKGYRLTVLEHPGNQPLDTLKSLGATTSESLSELASNVDVLVLCVTGSPQVEAILLGEQGALAAMRKGTVVIDCSTALPDSTERIAEIAQAAGIRFIDAPMTRTPKEAAEGRLNLLVGGDAAVLDECMPILRCFAENVTHTGAVGTGHRMKLLHNYVSLGTVALISEAAACAFRGQVSPQVFVDVLAKGGGGGVALERLKPYLLEGDTSGLKFFMGNALKDMGYYVSMARDTNAVQDIADAIHDTYACAVADVGDEALVPRLVTTLQRGVGFCQ
- a CDS encoding aldehyde dehydrogenase family protein; its protein translation is MHQHFIHNQWTGQGEAIDVVDPSTGETYDSILRGTAADVDAAVKSARAAFEGEFGKLTATERGRLLMKLSAKLQEHAEELAQIEARDCGKPLKQARADAVAIARYFEFYGGAADKLMGETIPYQKGYTVLTIREPYGVAAAIVPWNYPMQIFGRSVGGALAAGNTVVVKPAEDACLSLLRVAELARDVGFPAGALNIVTGYGHEAGADLVAHPGVAHVSFTGSPNVGKLVVKAAIENHTPVTTELGGKSPQIVFEDADLEAMLPVVVNAIVQNAGQTCSAGSRLLVQRSIYEKVIGLLAERFSQLKVGSSQMDLDCGPLIRKSQQVRVKSFLDDATKDGLTIAAQGQLAEGAPAGGFYQVPTLVRDVPIGHRLAQEEVFGPVIAAAAFDTEEDAIALANGTDFGLVASVWTRDGGRQMRMARKIKAGQVFINNYGAGGGIELPFGGYKASGHGREKGFEALYGFTQLKTISMRHD
- a CDS encoding C40 family peptidase, with the protein product MSRWYCLLLLAFANVSFAAPNNSSADDMERMLADRGLIAQLQDVRHGMADRTSELVSTAMGFIGVPYRRGGNSAESGFDCSGFVRTIYEQVKGLALPRVAKEQAEATQVIDKKDLRPGDLVFFNTMRRAFSHVGIYLGDGKFIHAPRTGATVRVEDMSISYWQSRFNGARRVDAEEMNRDEIAKLIQQK
- a CDS encoding DNA-binding transcriptional regulator codes for the protein MPNIAALLKSEISRVARKEVRAETDSLRKLVSAQRSAIAALKREIADLRKESKQAASPRKKATAPVDAPQADEVKRRFSATRLAAHRQKTGLSATDYGALVGISGQSIYHYEQGKARPHAAVVRKLSMIKELSKAQLLDLLKAQKAAA
- a CDS encoding GlsB/YeaQ/YmgE family stress response membrane protein, which translates into the protein MMNILGTLFVGLIVGFLARALKPGDDKMGWIMTALLGVAGSFLATYLGVAMHWYQQGEAAGWIASIVGAVVLLFIYGLIRRKA